A segment of the Panicum hallii strain FIL2 chromosome 1, PHallii_v3.1, whole genome shotgun sequence genome:
TATAATGTTGTACCATTTTATCACAATATCTTTTTTTTCATAATATGTGGTGTAATAAAATCCAAATAATTTTCCCCCTTGTTTCTTTCGTGGGTAGACATGCTAGCTGCTAGCTGCACAATACATAGTGAAGCACATGTATATAATTAAGATAATGCGAATATCTATTATCCATAACTATTAGCGTGAGCAACTAACCTCTCCCAAAAGCAGGCCGTCGAAGAAGACGACTAAATATCACCAAGCTAGATGGAGTAGGGGGACACTCGCCCCCTAAATCTAATGATAATGGTCGGTGGTGGGCTTGATTAAAGGAAGGGTGTTAACAGTGGAGTAAGAAGACGGGGCCACTAACCATTGATTGTGGAAGGAGAGGTGACAGTGTGATGAAATAAGTAAGGGTTTCATGGTTATAGCAAATGATACGTAAAGAGGAAAAAAATGATACCAAGGTTCCTAAGCTCAAGACAGAATAATAACATCTTTAAACACCGTTAGTTTTTTTATATACCAAATGCCCTAATGAAGATGACATTATGTCGAGTTTCTTGGCACTTGTGCACTAAGTTTGCCATgtttacttttttttttgaaagattcATGTTTACTTAGTTTTCGGTTCATTGTCACTCACCACACTTTTTTAAACTGAATTTACCCCACTTTTTGGCGGCAAAATCTAGTAGTACATACAAATCGTCAGTTTAAAATGCATTAGCTTTGCATGAAACTCAGAGAAACCCCGAGGGGTTGGTgatgaaaaaagaaaagagcaaagccCATGCTCCGAAGTCTCATTTGTTTTTTACAGCCATCGCGACAGCTACTTTGCTCGCCAGACGTGAGGACAAAGGCTTCAGGACATGGAGGGTGAGCAGTAACATGTGGTCAAGACGTTTTCAGTTTTAGCCATACAGTACCCATGTCATGCTAGTCCACGGCGAAGACGTCACATGATTGGAGTCTCGCACGTACTGTTAACCGAACAAAACAGCCGTCAAAGCTCCGCCCCAAAGATTTCGTGCAGTACTGCATTGACTGGCTAGCGTCAGTTCAATAATTTTGCTTTGCTTCAAGAAAGATAATGTTGCTCTCCACACTCCGCATAAATAGATACGGTTAAAAGTAAAAAAATAAATCCGTGGCTTGTAAAAGGTAAAAATACAGGTACTCTACTTAGAGTTACGGCAGATATACTAGTAAAACGTAGGTAGGGAGAAAAAGCGAGGGGCAGATTGAAAAcgatggagagagagagagggagcttTTTTAAACCTTTTTTATGTTGCACGCATCCAGGGACGATTGCAGTAGAGAGAGAAGAGGCCACAGAgcgaggaaggagagagagaggagaccATAGCATAGCAgcttgcagcagcagcagcaggggaggagagagagaacaGAGCAGAGGCACAAGGCAGGCAAGGGCACGCGGTGCTCCTGCTTGCCCCCACCTCCTCCCTGTTCTATACTCTCGCACGCCCCCCGTCCCCCACCCCATCAGACGCGCCGCGCCAAGAACTCCCCCCTAGCCACAAGCCATCCCCGGGTTGCGCTGAGCTGCCTGCCCCCCAGATCTCGCCGCGAGATTATGTGGGATTAGGTAGATGAGGGCGGCGCTGTTCGGTGTCGAGCGGAACGGGGCAGCAGACCTCGTCGGCGGCGGGAAGGCGCTGTTTTGGCCGGAGGGGAAGGCGAAGGCGCTGGTGGAGCCGAGGTCCGTGCTGGACTGCACGCGGAGCCCCAGCCCCAACAACTCCACATCGACGCTGTCGTCGTccctgggcggcggcgccgcggacTCGACCGGCGTGGCGGCCGTCTCGgacagcagcgccgccgccgccgccgaagccaCCAAATGGGGAGCCCCTggcgagcacggcggcggcgggaaggaGGACTGGGCCGGCGGATGTGAGCTGCCGCCGATCCCCGCCGGCCTCGACATGGGGCTCGTCGGCGGCGACAGCTGGGACGCCGTGCTcggcaacgccgccgccgccgggcaggACCAGACCTTCCTCAACTGGATCATTGGGGCCGCCGGCGACCTGGATCAGCAGGGGCCGCCGCTTCCCGTGCACCAGCAGCAGCTCCTGGACAATGCGGGCTTCGGGTTTCCGGCCGCGGACCCCCTGGGCTTCTCGCTCGATCCCCACCTCGGCGGCGTCGCCTCTGACATGTCGTCCCCGGGCCCTGTCTCGCACACTACCAACAGCGGCGGGGGCAGCAAGGCGTCCTCAGCCTTCGGCCTCTTCTCGACGGAGTCCGCCTCCCTCCagacgccgccgcctccggtgCTGTTCCACGAAGGTATCGACATAAAGCCCCCTCTTCTCGGTGCGCAGCCGCCCGGCCCGCTCCTCCACCAGTTTCAGCaccagccgccgcccgccacaACCTTCTTCATGCCACTCCCATCTTTCCCCGATCACAACCAGCAGTCCGCACTCCTCCAGCCTCCGCCTAAACGCCATCAATCCATGAGAGATGACCTCTATCTCGCCAGAAaccgggctgcggcggcggcggcgcagggtcTCCCATTTCCACCACTGCATGGCCCTGCTCCATTCCAGCTCCagccttcgccgccgccgccccacggGGCGATGAAGACGACAGCTGCGGAGGCGGCGCAGCAGCAGTTGCTGGACGAGCTGGCTGCGGCGGCAAAGGCCGCCGAAGCCGGCAATTCCATTGGCGCGCGAGAGATATTGGCGCGGCTCAATCACCAGCTTCCCCCGCTCGGGAAGCCGTTCCTCCGCTCCGCCTCCTACCTCAAGGAggccctcctcctcgcgctCGCCGAAGGTTACCACGGCGCCTGCCGCCTCACATCACCACTGGACGTTGCCCTCAAGCTCGCAGCGTACAAGTCTTTCTCTGACCTCTCGCCCGTGCTCCAGTTCACCAACTTCACGGCAACACAGGCGCTTCTTGACGAAATTGCAGGCAGCACAGCTTCCTGCATCCATGTCATTGATTTTGATCTCGGTGTTGGAGGCCAGTGGGCATCCTTCTTGCAGGAGCTCGCACACCGCCGCGGCGCAGGTGGTGCAGCTCTGCCGTTCGTTAAGCTCACTGCCTTTGTATCAGCTGCTTCCCACCATCCACTGGAGCTGCGTCTTACCCGGGATAACATTGCACAGTTTGCTGCAGACCTTGGAATTCCTTTTGAGTTCAATGCTGTCAGTGCGGATACGATCAATCCTGCGGAGCTCATTTCTACCACTGGCGATGAAGTTGTAGCTGTTGTCCTCCCTGTTGGTTGCTCTGCTCGTGCACCACCGCTGCCGGCAATCCTTCAGTTGGTGAAACAGCTTGGCCCTAAGATTGTGGTTGCCATAGACCATGGCGGTGATCGTGCTGACCTTCCGTTCTCGCAGCACTTCTTGAATTGCTTTCAGTCTTGTGTGTTCCTCCTTGATTCACTCGATGCCGCTGGCATTGATGCTGATTCTGCCTGCAAGATTGAGAAGTTTCTAATTCAGCCAAGAATTGAGGATGCGGTGCTTGGGCGGGGCAAGGCGGAGAAGCCAATGGCATGGAGGAGTGCATTTACAGCTGCTGGGTTTGCACCTGTTCCACCCAGCAACCTGGCGGAGGCACAGGCCGACTGCCTCCTGAAGCGGGTGCAGGTCCGCGGCTTCCATGTGGAGAAATGTGGGGTTGGGCTCACACTCTATTGGCAGCGCGGCGAGCTTGTCACCGTATCAGCATGGCGGTGCTGATCAGCAATCCGCAAACCGCACCTGTGTCTATCAATGTTTCACCACCATTCGCTGGCATCTTCAACTCCAGTAATGTGTATTTTGTCCTGCAATTAAATATTGCAAAGAAAACTAATATCTTGGTGTTGAACACTTCATGTTGATTCTCTTTGCAGCTTATTAGCTAGAACTAGTGGGTTTAGCAATGCTGGTGCCAGTGTCTCTAGTGTAATGATGTTGTTCTAGGTTTCTACCATGCTTGCTCTCTGCTCACTCAGACATTCTCATGTCATTTGATACACTGCTTGTGAGGAGAGGGTATAATTAACCTATCAAATGTTTCTGTGGTACAGTATTAATATGTGTTCCTATTTCTTTATATCTGTGCCTATTCTTATGGTATTTTCATTGTGCAGTTCAATTGTTATGGACCAAACTTTAATGGATCCTGTTATAAATTATCTGCAATTCACTTTCACATTGCTCATGCCATCCATCGTTACAATACCAAACTATGGGTCTGGCTGTCATCAGACTGAAGCATTAAAAATACTCTTATGGATAATTATTTCAAAAGGTTAGCGGTTAGCGTGCTGGTTTTGCTTAGAGTGTTAACCAGATATCAGAATACTTATATTAAGTTATGTTTCAAGAAGAGAATTAGAGATTGTTTTAAATGTCCATTTGCTGATTCACACTGTGCATTTCCATTTGAGTTGTACATCACAATCATGCAGTTTGTCAAGTCCTAATACAGGATTTAGAGGGATTATTTGGACATCGGCTATGGACCCCATGTTGAAGTTATCTTGAAATTTAGTTGTCTATAGTTGGAAGGAATGTCATGTTCTAGCTAGGTTTCGTGTGAACTGTCACACGACATGTTTTGAGAAAGCTAATCAGGAATGGAAATATTGTATTCAAGGCGTCACTTCTACATGAAACGCAAAGAAAACAAATGACATCTGGAAGAATGTAAATTGCTACTTGTTCTGCTAAGGTGCCAAACGTAGACAGCAAGCAACGACCCAAGCAATTCACACTTCACAAACCCTTCTGTTATATTTCCGCAATGGACTTGATGCCAGCAGGACACGGCAAGCACAAAAGACAAGACCACAGACGCTTGTTCATGAGCCAAGGGTCAGATTTCACTAGTCACCTTGCATAATGAGCAGCACAAGAAGGTTTTTCCCAGTGATGTGCTTAGCTCAGCTTGCTGGTTGCCCTTGTTCGTGGCTCTTGGCGTTTCTTCTTTGCAAGGAAGGTTTGGTGCCACCATTTGGTTGTGGAATGTAATGGCTGCTCCTGAACCAAATCACAAATAAGTAGTACCAGTTAGGGCATGCCTTAGCGTTCACTGGCCGGGCACACCAACGTGTCATCTTTGGCTTCTGGGACTCCTGGAGACATCTGTGTTCTTTTTTATTCTCATCTACTGCCTGCAAGGTATAAACAACTCTGTACCGCAGCCATCATGTGATATGTCCTACCTCTGATTAGAAAATACTTGACAACTATTTTATTTTACCTGCTACTGGTTGATTAGAAATACCAAAAGAAAAATCCGAAAGGCCCGGACAAGAAAACCGGCACGATTATTTTCATGGCCAGTTTCATCTCCTGCTCATGGCTCACATGGCTGTGTCCCCTCCTGGCTCCTCCCCCTGTTTCACATTCTTGCCTTCATGATCGCCCCGTATAAAAAAAAAAACCCTTCTCAGCTGTACTGAGTGTGCCAGTTGAGAAGATGGTTTTCCTCGAACAAATCTAGGATTTGAAAAGCTTGGAAACTACTACATGTTAAGCAGGCGTGACAGCGGGGGGAGAAGTACATGGTCAGCTCACATTTTTCTTCTCCTCCCTGGCAGGATCCTTTGCACGAGAGAAAGTTCACGGTTTGCTTGAACGGGTCAATTTAGAGGTCGGTCGGAACACATGAATTTTTCATTTACATACAGAGAAACAtttaaaaacaaatttaacacATCGAGTTTTACATTTTTCATCAGAAAATCATTCGGAAACAGGgaaaaatggtccaaaacgaGTCTGACGAGTGCATACTACTTACGTTTGACAGTTTCATTAGCAATGTGGGTCGTAAAGAAGCCACGGTTCAGAGGATCCGGAGCGGCTTTGCTCCTACACGAGAACGTGCCCCTTGATCATGAAGCTGACAGCTCTCATTTTCTTAATCCCGGGAGGGCGACGACGACAGGCTACGGCATTTGTTTATGCCGCCGTGACCCCCCGCGACACCCCCCGCCCCCCCGGTTTTTACATTTTggcttttaaaaaaaattcatgTTTCGACCTCTACGGGAAGTATTCTCGGTTTTGGACCCTGGAGGTCAGCATCGTGACTAACGGCGCCGAGGTAACACGTCTAGGCCCGTGAGTCATGCCGCCAAGATTGCAGCCCCCGGTAAACGTGGTGCCGACGTGGTAGGGAGCCAGGTGCTATAGGCCATGGCGCCGAGCTCACCGCCATAGATCTCGGCGCCGAGCTTACTTTCAAAAATCTCCCCTTTCTTCTACCGGAcgccggcggtggtggcgtggGCGCGGCCTCCCTGCCGAGGGCGGCCACGAGCCCCGCGATGAACGGAGCGGGGGCGCGGGAGCCAAGCTCCGGCCCCGAGGCCCGCTCGGAGGCGTAGGCGGCGACAACGATGGTGAGGAGGCGGGCGCTGGTGAGGGAAAGCTGTGGCGACAGCGTCGGAGATCCGAGAGAGAGGGCGGAGGGAAGAGAGAACTGAGAGAGACGGCAAaagagagtgagagagagagagcgcacaGAGAAGGAGAAACCGGAGACCCTACGTGGCAGGGAGCTCAACGCCACGGATCTTGGTGCTGAGCTCCCTGCCACGTCAGTGCTACCGCTGCAGCCACATTTGCCGGATGCTGCAACCTCGACGCCCTAACTCACGGTGCCGAAACATGTTACCTCGGCGCCGTGAGTCATGACACCGACCCTCATGGTTTAAAATCGAGAATACTTTCCCTATAAAAGTTCAAACgtgaattttttaaaaaagattAAAATGTAAAAAGTACCCCCCTGATCGCTCCCTCCCTCCCTACCCCCTACCGTACCACCCCGTTGCATGCACGCAcgcacagcgcccggccggccggctgccACCCTGGACGCCTTTCTGCTAATCCAAGGAGTTTATAGCAGCAGCGACGGTCCATTCTTTCCAAGCTAGTGTActtttgcttgcttgctactgcTCCCTAGTACAGTATGACTCGCCGCTTTCTCGCTCCCGGCGCCCAGCAGCTCGCATCGGATCCGGCCCTGTCCGGTTGCTCTCAGCAGTGTGCTGCAGgttgaagaggaagaggaggccTCGAGTGGGTCGGGGCACGCTGAATTCCGGGGCCTGATGTGTCTCCGGTAGTGGTAGCCCTTTATTAAGTACTGGATCTAGGCTGGTTAGTGTGGTTTTGTAGTTAGTACAAGGTCCACATCAACTGCAGTGTCCGCACGGATGCAAAGTTGCGAATGGTCTACCTACCGTACTTGCAGATGACAGCTCGAAGCCATGTTCGGTGTAAGAGCACAATTTGCAAAGTTTTCTCCTGCGGCATTCTTGTCCGAGTTCGAGTCCGTTTCCCTTCTTATGTGCTCCTATTTCCTAACAGCGCTTGGTGATCGCGCGCTAGCTACGTGGTGGAGAACTTGAACCGGCAGCTCACTCCAGGACACGGCCTCGTGAAGTGCCCGTCGATTGGACCGAGGACTGAGGAGGAGCGAGAGGGGTGTCATCGACTCATCGTCATTCGTCAGCAGTCAGCACAGCACAGCGAGAGGGGGAGGGAAGGGGGCACTTTCAAGGCCAGGGGTCCATGCGCCATACTCCGGGGGGTCCCTGGCTCCGTCCCGAGCGAGACCGAGGGCATGGAGGCACGCCGTCCACACCCACAGATACGCGCCGATCTCCCGGCCGGGCAGGCCCACGCACGGTGGTGGACTGAAGGGCAGGCAGGGGCGCGGCGCACACGTAGACACAGCGGCGCGGACGGACCGGACCGCAAGGCGTGGGCGCCCCcggctggccggccggccggctacCAGGACCACGCCCACACTACTGCTACTACCTCCGTGTAACGCGGCGCGCCCACCGTGCTccggcgcggccggccggcagggGCAGGCAGGCCGGCACGACGTGATCGCAccttccctccctccctccctcgcgGCCGGGGCTTGTCCTCTGCCGCGGCGGAACAGTTGGATTGGACGgaacgggcgggcggcgggcagaGCGCGCGGCGACAGCGAGGTGCGGACGGACGGACGGGGACGCGCTCGTTATCTCTTCCTGCGTCTCCAGCGCGCTCCGCGGGTGGTGACGCAAAGCCGGTGCGGAGGCGAAAAGCGAGGGGGGGTTGGGATTGGGTTGGGTTTAGTTGGGTTGGGTTGGCGGCGATATGGTTCGTTGCGTTTCAGCAGCCAGGAGCCCAGGACCAGGCAGGGACGCAGGGTGAGGGGGGACCCGGGCTGTGGCTTTTGGCAAAAGAGGCGGCCTTTGCTTTCGCCTTTGTATGGACGTTCCAAAAGGACGGCGAGATTGAAAAAGGGGGCCGGGTGGGCAGGAGCCGTGCCGAGCCCCGCTGCGGCAGAATCAACATAAATTACACTAGCtcatcctttctcggaaggcagcaaggactcaaccgcacttcaaacagtgtaatcccgtggtggtctgtcgggtaaagtcccgataaaaccacctaactcaggatcaaataaggtacctcgcacgaaagcgagtccagagatacaagcacCGAAAGTTTTACATCACatgcataatattacattagtttcggatatatatagtagtaagatctaactagtaagaatttatacaaaaccgtttaaagggtgagtatctgcagcgaaaagtaaaatacgacactatcagacgtcgcggaacggatatcaagctaagcccaagcccaacatcactcggaggaacctgtattggccggggacggatcccattccacggaccaaccatcgggaagagcatagggccagggtataggcagagcagggtcctcaggaggattacctgaaatatagttaaatttgcaagactgagtattgtaatacttagcaaggcttacccatttcatggtatacgtacccatgtagctagactatgaaggcttcgtaaaagttctgggtttgtcttttgctgaaaagtaccaaagagtaggtcctaaattttcaagttttagctttcagattctaattgattatgcattctaggtaagcaattataattactcaagcatggtagaaacttttaaacaaacatcatctttgataatcataaggttgctcttattactctacgtggcaaagggatcaagtagtctcgatctccgcgagaaacggacgattcagaatcgaattttcaaaccttgcaagggtaaacctaactcacatgcttggaacctCCAAaaattgttccgaagcaaccgtttgcctatcattccgactcgtggatcagtgccaccacaagcgactgtaggaccatacgcacatccaatatgcaggacgtacgcctgtagcgcgactacatgaccgtacccCTATCCtctgtgcggaacatactcccgcacgttggtgtgTGTGCGAAAAACTAAATTACGAGGgcgggtatgtccactcctcgggccgatcggttactaggcttaccgcttacctataattcacggcatgtggctagtactttcaaacgcttaaccaccgctgccacacactgcgaccttatcaaatttttatcaacacagacggggtctcTGCCacggtcatgaatcataataaCAACCCcgttcattatccttatagtgattgcaggaatgtaaacat
Coding sequences within it:
- the LOC112894351 gene encoding scarecrow-like protein 27, producing MRAALFGVERNGAADLVGGGKALFWPEGKAKALVEPRSVLDCTRSPSPNNSTSTLSSSLGGGAADSTGVAAVSDSSAAAAAEATKWGAPGEHGGGGKEDWAGGCELPPIPAGLDMGLVGGDSWDAVLGNAAAAGQDQTFLNWIIGAAGDLDQQGPPLPVHQQQLLDNAGFGFPAADPLGFSLDPHLGGVASDMSSPGPVSHTTNSGGGSKASSAFGLFSTESASLQTPPPPVLFHEGIDIKPPLLGAQPPGPLLHQFQHQPPPATTFFMPLPSFPDHNQQSALLQPPPKRHQSMRDDLYLARNRAAAAAAQGLPFPPLHGPAPFQLQPSPPPPHGAMKTTAAEAAQQQLLDELAAAAKAAEAGNSIGAREILARLNHQLPPLGKPFLRSASYLKEALLLALAEGYHGACRLTSPLDVALKLAAYKSFSDLSPVLQFTNFTATQALLDEIAGSTASCIHVIDFDLGVGGQWASFLQELAHRRGAGGAALPFVKLTAFVSAASHHPLELRLTRDNIAQFAADLGIPFEFNAVSADTINPAELISTTGDEVVAVVLPVGCSARAPPLPAILQLVKQLGPKIVVAIDHGGDRADLPFSQHFLNCFQSCVFLLDSLDAAGIDADSACKIEKFLIQPRIEDAVLGRGKAEKPMAWRSAFTAAGFAPVPPSNLAEAQADCLLKRVQVRGFHVEKCGVGLTLYWQRGELVTVSAWRC